One Seriola aureovittata isolate HTS-2021-v1 ecotype China chromosome 3, ASM2101889v1, whole genome shotgun sequence genomic window, TGGAATTTCCAAAGGGCTCCATGCACACAATTcaaaaatcatcttcatctggGGTGTCCTCACCCTTATCCTTGTTCTTCTTGGATCTCTTTTtggctgtctttctctctgcattattttgtttgcGTTTCCTCTTTCCAGATATGGCCATTTTCACATTCTTCTTACTActactcttttcttcttcctccaaggCCTGCTTGTATCTGTGTAGATGTCTGACTTTCTCCTTGTCGTACCAGTGGTCTTTCTTGGCCCTGCTTTGGGAAATGGTCTTACAGTAGAGGGACTACTGTGCATTGAAGACTTTTTGACTGCTGTGATAGCCCACACTGGGCAGCTTTCTTGAACCTTGTTCACATGGCAGATGGAGTAGTCTTTGGTGACTGACCTCACTGCTTTTCCCTGCCTCACTTCATCTGATGCAACCTTAAGTACATGTGCAGGCACACCcctatttgttttcctcacccACTGTCTTGGCATACTGAAAAAAAGGAGTAGGATagagaaaatatgtgaattGTGATTatggggatggttgtaacattttcttATATGGTGTTACAACTATCCCCACCCCTGTCAGCCAATGTTTACCTAGCTGTATCAGCATGGTGGTTTGAAATTAGCATGGATGAAATGACTCACATTTTACGTAAGAACCTACTCTCTTACCCGATACAAGTTACCTAATTCAAACTTCAACAGCATCAGTACTAATCAAAATATAGACTTGGTCCCAAAAATTACTTTCTTACCTGAAAATTGATGTTTTGACTGTAAAATCTGCACACTTCCTCTCACAGCCATCCAAATTCACATGCAAGATCAGGGAGGAAgtgaatatatatatgaaattgATCACATGACTCTTATGTTATCCCTTATTGGTGAAAGTGATGCTGTTACAACTATCCCTTTATTACAACCATCCCCGGTCTCCCCTATGTATATTTTGAGACATATACTTTGTCCTTAATCTGAAAATTGAGGCCCTGTGTTAAAGACAAGAATTAATTTCGGTTTCCGACCAAAAATTTGTACTTCCCCGGCGAAATGTCGAACAACAGCAAAGCTAACTTTTTCAAAGGTGCGGCGACGAGAAGTAATGGGGATGTGGCAACCCCATTAAAAGGAGGAAGGCTTTGACATATTTGAAATCTAAAAATACAGATATAGCATTTATTCAGGAGTCTCATATTATGGGAGATGAAGAGGCAGGGAAATTTAAAGTTTTGTCATgctaaaacaacacaatgataaGGACGGTAGAATTATTTGCATTGAAGGACAGTGCTATGTAATATATACGCCCCAAACAAGGAGGAACCTGATTTCTTTCATGAAGTTAATAGAGTGATAGGAAACATGCAGGGCCGGGTCATACTAGCAGGGGATTTCAACCAGGTAATGGACGGAATAATTGATAAGAGTAAGCCCAGTGGTAAATCTTCACCCAGGGACAGAGCTGCAATTCATATGCTGACAGAGGACTTGAGTTTGGTGGACATATGGCGATTGGTGAACCCACGTGAGAGGGAATACACCTTTTACTCCCACTGTCACAAATCCCATTCAaggattgatttttttctgatgtcTAACTCATCAATAGACTCAGTAGTGGACTGTGGGATAGGGGCTATTGCCCTCAGTGATCACGCCACAGTGGAGTTACATGttgacctgaacacagataATGTGAAAAGTTGACGTTGGAGGCTTAACACCGCGTGGCTACAGGATGTGTCATTTAGCAATACGTTATCAGAGGATCTTAAATCTTTTTTTGAAATTGATATTGGCTCTACAGAAACAATTTCCTCGGTTTGGGAAGCATCTAAGGCTTATACAAGAAGGAAAATTATTGCTCACgcctcaaaaatgaaaaaggagaatgtgaagaaagaaaactcATTAGACAAAGAGATCCGTAAATTGGAGAAAGAATTGGCAAGTCACTATTCAGATAATCTATACAAAGCAATTTGTAATACGAAATATCAACtacatgatatatatatatatataattaaaaagatGAGTATGCCTTATTTAGGCTAAAAACTAATTTCTATGAAGGGGGCGAAGAGAATGGCAGACTATTAACGAGACAATTAAGACAACAGGATAATTCCAATAACATTCCAATGATTAAGAAGGATAATGGGGTAGTAACCTCATCAAAAGAAATTaatcaggtttttaaaaaaaaatgtatgaaaatctTTACACATCCTCCTGTGCTCATAATCcagaagacacagacacatttttctCAGGTATTCATCTGCCGAGTGCATCTAATGAgcaataaagttaatctaatctaatctaatctaatgagCAAAAAGACGCTGGACGCTCCAATAACAGAGGAAGAGATTAGGGTTACTATTTCATCCATGAAAACCGGGAGGTCACCCGGTGTGGATGGCTTCCCGGTTGAATATTACAAGAAATATATTGATATCTTGGCCCCCATATTGCATAAGGTGTACATGGAGATATCTGAGAGGGGCTCACTACCTGGTACATTTAATGATGCTTTAATTTCTCTTATTCctaagaaagacagagatgcCTCTGATCCGTCTCATTTCAGACCTGTGAGCCTTCTTGGGGTGGATTGTAAGATTTTGACAAAGACCTTGGCGTCACGTTTAGAGAAAATACTTCCAGACATTATACATGGAGATCAAGtgggttttatttaaaaaaaaaaaagatcctcaGTTGATAACATGCGAAGGCTCGTACATCGGTTGCATATGAACTGCTCTAATCCGGTACCAGTGGCAGCTTTTTCACTTGATGCTGAGAAGGCTTTTGACCGGGTGGAGTGGGGGTTCCTCATGTCGACTCTTTCAAAATTTGGGTTGGGTCCTGGCTTTTGTAACTGGGTGAAGATACTACTACTACAGGGATGTGCTCTCTCCCCGTTGCTCTTCACTATGGTTCTTGAACCACTAGCTGTAGCAATCAGAGCTGATGTGAGGGTTAAAGGTGTGCAGGCAGGTGGTAGAGAGCACAAGCTATTTAAGTATGCCGATGATATTTTATCAGTGTTGGAGGAACCTGGGAAGTCCCTGCCGGTGTTACTTGAATGTATCGAATCATATTCTAAATTATCAGGTTATAAAATAAACTGGCATAAGTCGGAATGAATGCCGATATTGTATACATGTCACGCTGGGGTTATCACTTCATATGGCTTCAAGTTTCTACCTTCAGGTATGAAATATCTAGGCATTCAACTAAATTCAAATCTGGATGAAACGATGCTCTCAAATATGGAACCACTCctccagaaaataaaattgaacCTGGATAAATGGGGAAAATTGAAGCTCACATTGTGGGGAAAagttaatgtaattaaaatggTGGTTGCACCGCAATTCAATTATGTTTCCATGATGTTGCCACTCAATATAGCACCACAGCTGTTTAAACATTATGATAGAATTATCAAAGACTTTTTATGGGATAAAAAGAGACCAAGGATTAATATAAAGAAGATGTGGTCACCGAGGGAAATAGGAGGTATGGGTCTACCTAATGTAAGATTATATAATCTATCATTTGAAATGTGTAGATTGATAAAACATTGGAAGGGGATAGATCAGGAGATGAGCTGGATCAAAATTGAAAGAGAACTAACTGGCCCGTTTGAACCTCTGGATGTCCTCTCACATGGTGCAGCAACTTCTGGacataattatttttcaaaccCAGTGCTGTCTTATTCTAAAGCAGTTTGGAGAGAAATTCATAAGATATATAATATTTCGCACTTGAGACAACCTTACGCCTCTCTATGGTATAACCCAGCCGTACGTATTGGGAAGAAATCTGTTTATTGGAATCAATGGCTTGTAAGAGGGATACGCAAAATAAGTGACCTGTGTGTGGATGGAGTGTTTATGTCGTTTGCTTATATTATGCAAAAATATAATCTGGAATATAAAGGTAATCATTGGAAATATTTGCAAATAAGAGACTGTATCACAAAGGGAAAATTTAATCACAATGAGAATACATTGATGGAAGTTTTGGATCTACCGAGTAtaacacacagagcagccatATTCTACAAGACATTTAATGGTTTACAAGAAGATGTGTGTAAAAATCTGAGGATCATTTGGCAGAAAGACCTAGGGTGTGATCTGAATGAGGAGCATTGGTTAAATATCTTATCAAATACAGGGAAACACATGAGAGAGGCAAAGGGGAAATTTATTCAGTATAAGATAGTTCATCGATTTTATTTCACCCCCTTCAAAACTACATAGAATGGGCTTATTAGGAAATAATTTATGTTGGAAGTGTCAGAGTGAAATAGGgacatttttacatgtaatttggGGATGTAAACTGGTGTACCCGTTTTGGGAGAAAGTATTGGAACATGTGAGTAAATGTCTGGGTGTGGCGGTACCTGTATCACCAAGACTATGTTTGTTAGGGGACCAAACAGAAATACTAAATATATCTAAATATGAACGAGGGGTTTTAAAAGTTGGGATGGTCACCGCTGCTCGAACAATTCTCAGAGTATGGAAGAGTACAGTCGCCccagatgtttaaaaaatggATGGAAATTATGTCAGAAGTTGCATCATATGAACGCATGTTGGCTAGAATTAACAATGAAgaggaacattttatttttttgtaggTAGGACATATGGAAAAATTTGAAGACATGGTGCTGAATGTATATTGTGGTTGTttcaaaaaaggaaatgttgatTTGCAGGAGGGctttgtacagtatatatggtTGTATGCTGGATATACTGTCGATGttggtgtcagtgtttgttttcgaGTTTgattgtatgtttatgtgtgtatgaataaataaaaactttaatgacaaaaaaaagagtcaaatgTTGAAAGTAAGGGATAGAAATCCGAAACACCGCTCAGCAGTATAAAAACGTGTGTCACGGTCGCCATCTTGCCCGACCCCCGTTCTTTTAGTTTTATGCTGGAGAcaccagctcagtgttgtgaaCGTCACCTAGCGttcatgtgtgttgtttgtctctgcagcacAGCATCGTGTCAAGTGTCCGACTGAGACGACCCAGGCAGAAGAAGGTGATGATGTTACACTTAGGTTTGATCTGGATCCCCGGGTCAACTTGTTGGATTATACACTGTACGTTACAAGAACCGACCTCGACGAGGTCGTCCACGTCTATCGAAGTGGAAAGGACCTCACTGATCCACAGATGGAGCgatacagacacagaacaacTCTCATCCATGAAGACCTGAGCAGAGGAATCATCACACTGCAGATCTCCTCAGTTCAGCTGAAGGACAGTGGACCGTACAAATGTCTTGTCCTATTGAACGCTAGTTCTACTGGTTGTACCACTGCCCTTAATGTTGGTAAGCATGAGGACTTTACTGCTGTACAGGACATTTTaggatttatttcattcagtatttatcACAGATAGTGAAGAAGTTTGTTCCTGAATAAAACAcgtgattttaaaaagtgattaaacagtttatttctcatttgaaacagtgaaaaaagtcCAACACAACAAGACGAAgacagatgatgtcatgaccagcACCTCGCCACCAAACCCTGGTAAATGTCTTTGATTCTTTCTCTAGGAAACTGTTGTAGAGAAACTGTTCTTCGTCTCATCTGGACACTTTCTGATTTTCCTTCAGCTGCTGAGACGGTGAATGTTGGTGCCGTTGTTGGTGGAGTTCTCGGTGCTGTTGTTCTTGGTTTTCTCTGCGCTCTTATCGGAGTTCTGGTGAAACGTGGAATCATCAGTGAGTTACAGTTACAAATTTCTCTTAATGCAGTGTTGTATTTAAGTCCAATTAGTGGGTAAATGTACTGGAGTATTCCAGTTTTATACAGCGGTATGAAAAAGTTTAGGCGCCCCTGACAGTTTCCATTATTTTCATGTATAAATCATTGGGTGTTTGGATCAGCAATTTCATTGTGATCAATCAAATAACTGATGGACACAGCAATATTTCAGTAGTGACATGAGGTTTATTGgattaacagaaaatgtgcaatatgcatcaaaacaaaattagaCAGGTGCATAAATTTGGGCAACCCAACAGAAAAATCCCATCAATATTCAGTCGAGCCTCTTCTTGCAGAAATAACCTGTAGACGTTTCCTTCAGCCTCCAATGAGCCGCTCTCAGCGGCGTGCACTCGGGGCGCAGGGGAAGGTTTTCATTGTTATGACTGTAGTTCAGCCGCCTCTGTGGCTGAGAGGCTTTTGTCAGTTTGGTggtggatgacatcacacctCCTCCAGACTAATATGAGATGGTGTATAACCTGCAGACATGATGTGTGGCCACCAGGGGGCTCTGTGCACAACAGTTTACTCTGTAGTGATGATCTTTCTCTAGCAGCTGTATTACAGATAACACCTGATCTATACCCACCAACCAGCACCTCCtattacctgtgtgtgttcacctggaGGTCGTTAAAGTTTGTTAGGAATTATCCTCAAGCCAGCATCccagagatgatgatgatgatgatgatgatgatgactttaTCACACTAGCAGTGCTGCAGTTTCCCCTTTTCTCctcagttttcacattttaaagcagctgcagcaggaaaatgctgcttattcactgatgcatcagtattaagAGTCTAAAGATATAAAGCTGCAGATgttgagaagctgcagctgttttcatgtgaGATCCATGTTGGATTTATCTGATGAgcagacacgcacgcacgcacgcacgcacgcacacacgcacacacgcacacacacacacacacacaacaatgatCAACATCTGTGTGAAACTGTTTAAACACAAGCTGAAGATTAAAACCTTCATGAcggaggatttactgcaggactgttgcatcAGACTCCATCAGTTCAATGTTCCTAATGAACTGATCACTCAGTGAATATTAGTGATTATCAGCTGCAAACAGCCTGAGCTCATTGATCTcagtgctgttctcacctgtgaactgaTTCACCTGCAGATGATCTTTAATCTAACagatttacattattattattattattatcaccaatAAGATGTTTCCCCTTTTAAACTGTAACGCAGGAACACGTTTActcacagattttatttcatcagttatgttaaaaacataatactgcTGAATATTATTGATAATCGTTGGATCACAGTTCACAGTGTGAACGAGTCCCTGTCGTTCGCCCCCTGGTCTCTACACAAACATCAGTTCAGTGAGTCTCAAACCGGTTTCTGATGTTCTCACAGAGGTTTGCAAGAAGACGCGCggggcggcggcggcggcggcagtcGAGGCAGTCGTGATGCTGAGGCACAAAGCGACAGGCGGGGGTGACGACCTGCACGGCGGCGGCGCTGAGAGGGGAACCAGCTGAAGTGTCACCTGGACCATGGGCGTAACCACGCATCCTTTGGGGGGCTCGTTCCCCCCCCCAATACTGGGAAAATACcaatctgcccccccccccaaatattatgtataaatatgttaaatatttccTCCTTTTATGAACCCTGGCTGTCAACTGACCCGTCTCTTATTATTTCcgatttattttcaatttatttccGTCTgttaaggaaaacaaaagtgtgtgaTCACCCCCCTCCCGGTTGTACACTTGGTTGCGCCCATATAACAGCGGCTCCGTTTGAAGCGCCGACCTTGCCCAAAAAGCGGAAAAAGCAAGACTTACGAAATTTTTTTCAGACAGTAAGCAACTACAGAGCTAAAGAGGAGTGACGTTGTCAAAATGAGCCtgtttaattaatttgaaatatttaactcGTTAAAAAGGGCTCAGCTTGTTAGTTAAGTTGAAGTGAAGAGACTTGTATAATATGAAGCTAGTACCAACGATGTCATGATAGCCTGTCACAATTTGGGCTAAATAACAAGCTAGGCTAATTCTGGTGGGggaaaaactttaaatgttaattcaGATGGTCaatacataaaaatcatagaattgtgggaaatgcactttaaaaaaaaaaaaaaaaaaaaaaaattctgggGGAGGGCTCTCATTTGGACCCCCCCAATGTCTATACCATGGTTACGCCCTTGACCTGGACCCAGACAGAGAATCCATCCAAGCTCCTGGTTAACAACAGGAACTCTTGAGTATTCGGTTCCCATCAGCTGATCGGTCGATTCAATCCGCTCTGACATGATCAACCAGTTTTAATCCAGAACCATGAATGTGAGCAGAAGTGAAAGAGTCTGAAATTCAACCAAATATAAATGTTGTTATTCATattgtacatatatttattcAGCTGTAACCTGATGAGGGACAAAGTTCTGCTGCTCTGAAGATGAAAACAGCCTCATGAATTTGACGATTTGCGGTTGAAAgagcaaaaaacattttgattatctattttacattttgctcAACATCATTTAATGACTGTATTTCAATATGTAGTAAATctcacttttaaatgtttttaaaagtatttcagCTTCACTGCCGTCATCCTCTCTCTGAAATATCATATCATCCACAATATGATCAATAACTGATCATTAGACATGATTCCTCACTGATCGGAGCCTCGTGTCTAAAGCCTCACACATTATTTATTGACAGTGCTGAATGTTCAGAAAATTTCAGAAAGTTTTCAGTGCTTTAATCTCCCAGAGCAACTTGCTGAAAATTAATGTTCTCAGAGCAGTTTTCTGAAACAAACTTCCTGATGACTGATCCGCTGTGTGCATTAGAAATTAAACTAAGCTGTatttcctgttgtgtgtgtgtatgcactgTATAAAGCTCTTTTAACCTGtaaagaaataattaataagatctgtttttattatctCTATCACtaacatcattaaaatatttatcCAATCAGGATGGTTTTGGTTTAATTTGTCCAGatcttcagattttttttgtctccaacCCAAAACATGTATCTAATATTTTACAACATATCAAAaattagagaaagaaagaacttTTTTCcctcagatgtttttcttttgtgcattttcatgtaattataatattattattattattattattattattatattattcagtAGCGACAGTAAAGGTGGGAGGACTGTGGGGGAATAACATGCACTAAATGTTCCTTCACTTGCAGGAAGGGAGCATTACTCATTATGCCTAAAAAGATGCTCTATTTATAGAAAGATCACCCACTGCGCCAGTGAAATTGTAAACGCTTTCTGTCTCCAAAGTGGGCGTGGTCAGCTGATATAcaatgtgacagcagcagtacaGTAGCTAATATTTTACTTACTTAGGCGTACTTGTTTGCATCCTTTGTAAAATACAAGAACGTCACGTTGCAACGTTACAACTTGTTGCAGCACATCGTTCT contains:
- the LOC130166326 gene encoding butyrophilin-like protein 10; translated protein: MDVTVLILVLISSHVVAAQHRVKCPTETTQAEEGDDVTLRFDLDPRVNLLDYTLYVTRTDLDEVVHVYRSGKDLTDPQMERYRHRTTLIHEDLSRGIITLQISSVQLKDSGPYKCLVLLNASSTGCTTALNVVKKVQHNKTKTDDVMTSTSPPNPAAETVNVGAVVGGVLGAVVLGFLCALIGVLVKRGIIKVCKKTRGAAAAAAVEAVVMLRHKATGGGDDLHGGGAERGTS